A part of Desulfobacter sp. genomic DNA contains:
- the mltF gene encoding membrane-bound lytic murein transglycosylase MltF encodes MRNFLVKHFILLTLICLTLGAVCVSILVHHKDIGQPADTVELIKKTGKLRLITANAVNTCYYYEGTPTGFEYDLAKAFADYLNVELDIVIPGWNNMFAYLDQGKGDFIAAGIAITRKRLEHADFSIPYMTIQQRIIHHNLVFGPKNIDDMEFRTFHVRRGTSYQSRLAEIKGSGVDLNYILHNNTPTQELIAMVQNRQIKFTVADSNLALLNKRYFPDIEVGIPIQEKESLAWAVRKNDASMLKEINRFFLYANEKGILKKITKKYYDNIKDFDVYELKKFHERIETRLPAFQEVLEQESEKYGFDWRLMAAVVYQESHFNPKAKSFTNVRGLMQVTKATAREMGIANRLNPAQSIRAGIKYLDQMHQRFDYIEDNYQRMLFALASYNIGYGHVKDAIKLAAERGLDPETWQALKTTLPLLSKKSYYKKAKHGYARGWEPVHYVERILTYFDILKQKTLS; translated from the coding sequence ATGAGAAATTTTTTAGTAAAACATTTCATACTTCTAACGTTGATATGCCTGACCCTGGGCGCCGTCTGTGTTTCGATCCTGGTTCATCACAAGGATATCGGACAGCCCGCAGATACCGTAGAACTGATTAAGAAAACAGGAAAACTGCGGCTGATCACCGCCAATGCAGTGAACACCTGCTATTATTACGAGGGGACCCCCACGGGATTTGAATACGATCTGGCCAAGGCCTTTGCCGACTATCTCAATGTTGAACTGGATATTGTCATTCCGGGATGGAACAATATGTTTGCCTACCTGGATCAGGGCAAGGGGGACTTCATCGCCGCAGGGATTGCCATTACCCGCAAACGGCTGGAGCATGCCGATTTTTCAATTCCCTATATGACTATCCAGCAGCGGATCATCCACCATAACCTGGTTTTCGGGCCCAAGAACATTGATGATATGGAGTTCCGCACCTTCCATGTCCGCCGCGGTACCTCCTACCAGTCCAGGCTGGCCGAAATAAAAGGTTCCGGGGTCGACCTCAACTATATTCTCCATAACAACACCCCCACCCAGGAGCTGATCGCCATGGTCCAGAACCGGCAGATCAAATTCACGGTGGCAGATTCCAACCTGGCCCTGCTCAACAAACGCTATTTCCCTGATATTGAGGTCGGCATCCCCATCCAGGAAAAGGAATCCCTGGCCTGGGCAGTGCGAAAGAACGACGCCTCCATGCTCAAAGAGATCAATAGGTTCTTTCTCTATGCCAATGAAAAGGGGATTTTAAAAAAAATAACTAAAAAATACTATGACAACATCAAAGATTTTGATGTATATGAATTAAAAAAATTCCATGAGCGGATTGAAACCCGGCTGCCGGCCTTTCAGGAAGTCCTTGAACAGGAATCCGAGAAATACGGATTTGACTGGCGCCTCATGGCGGCCGTGGTATACCAGGAATCCCATTTCAATCCCAAAGCCAAAAGCTTTACCAATGTTAGGGGGCTGATGCAGGTCACCAAGGCCACGGCAAGGGAAATGGGAATTGCCAACCGTCTCAATCCGGCACAGAGCATCCGGGCCGGTATAAAATACCTGGACCAGATGCACCAACGATTTGATTATATTGAGGATAACTACCAGCGGATGCTGTTCGCTTTGGCCAGTTATAATATCGGATACGGTCATGTAAAAGATGCTATTAAACTCGCTGCGGAAAGAGGACTGGATCCCGAAACCTGGCAGGCCCTGAAAACAACCCTGCCCCTGCTGTCTAAAAAGAGTTACTATAAAAAAGCCAAGCACGGGTATGCCAGGGGGTGGGAACCGGTCCATTACGTGGAACGGATTTTGACATATTTTGATATTCTCAAACAAAAAACACTATCCTGA
- a CDS encoding Rne/Rng family ribonuclease: MTRKILINALDPEENRIAAVYDNKLDQFHIETAAKEVTKGNIYKGIVTRVEQSLQAVFVDYGAQKNGFLQKNEIHPDYFQDVEKKDKSLFNLIKKGQELIVQVSKDPINQKGAMLTTYISLPGRFGVLMPGNTTRGVSRKIGEDDERKRLVKILKSLKIAEGFGMIVRTAGKGATKTLLTADLRYLMRVWKNIDKQAMENPAPCLLYKEQSLAVRSLRDYFTTDIKEILIDSPETFKEVKEFIGMIAPKQKKIVRLFKGEKPIFTKYQLEEQISSIYRREVPLKSGGFLVIEQTEALVSIDVNSGKSTKKKNIEETAHHTNLEAAEEVARQLRLRDMGGLIVVDFIDMKERRHKAEITRTLKKHLKADKAKTKVGGITAFGLLEMSRQRIRHSITYGAYETCRHCNGRGMTPSMETQGLAFLRQLTLRTLKAEKNQKFNCRVPADVAYYILNTKREELLDLETKRQVFINIEIDDTMVSGQSSIS, from the coding sequence ATGACAAGAAAAATACTGATAAACGCCCTGGATCCTGAAGAAAACAGAATCGCTGCGGTGTATGACAACAAACTGGACCAGTTCCACATTGAGACCGCGGCCAAGGAAGTGACCAAGGGCAATATCTACAAGGGCATTGTCACCCGGGTCGAACAGAGCCTCCAGGCCGTCTTTGTGGATTACGGCGCACAAAAAAACGGATTTCTGCAGAAAAACGAAATCCACCCCGATTATTTCCAGGATGTGGAAAAAAAGGACAAATCCCTGTTCAACCTGATTAAAAAAGGGCAGGAACTCATTGTCCAGGTATCCAAGGACCCCATCAACCAAAAAGGGGCCATGCTCACCACCTATATTTCCCTGCCCGGGCGCTTCGGCGTTCTCATGCCGGGAAACACCACCCGTGGGGTATCCAGAAAAATCGGCGAAGACGATGAAAGAAAGCGGCTGGTTAAAATCCTGAAAAGCCTGAAGATTGCCGAAGGCTTCGGCATGATCGTCCGCACCGCAGGCAAAGGGGCCACCAAAACCCTTCTCACCGCAGACCTTCGCTATCTGATGCGGGTGTGGAAAAACATCGACAAACAGGCCATGGAAAATCCGGCCCCCTGCCTGCTTTACAAGGAGCAAAGCCTGGCGGTCCGCTCCCTGAGGGATTATTTCACCACGGATATCAAAGAAATCCTCATCGACAGTCCAGAGACCTTTAAAGAGGTCAAAGAATTCATCGGCATGATCGCCCCCAAGCAGAAAAAGATCGTCCGCCTCTTTAAAGGGGAAAAACCGATTTTTACAAAATACCAGCTTGAGGAGCAGATCTCATCCATCTACCGCAGGGAGGTTCCCCTGAAGTCCGGTGGATTCCTGGTCATTGAACAGACCGAGGCCCTGGTCTCCATCGATGTCAACTCAGGCAAATCCACCAAAAAGAAAAACATCGAAGAAACCGCCCACCATACCAACCTTGAAGCGGCCGAAGAAGTGGCCCGGCAGCTCAGGCTCCGGGACATGGGCGGGCTCATCGTGGTGGACTTCATCGACATGAAGGAACGGCGCCACAAGGCCGAGATCACCCGGACCCTGAAAAAGCATTTAAAAGCAGACAAGGCCAAAACCAAGGTGGGCGGCATCACGGCCTTCGGCCTCCTGGAGATGTCCAGGCAGCGTATCCGCCACTCCATCACCTACGGCGCCTATGAAACCTGCCGCCACTGCAACGGCCGGGGCATGACCCCTTCCATGGAAACCCAGGGCCTTGCCTTTCTGCGCCAGCTCACCCTGAGGACCCTTAAGGCGGAGAAAAACCAGAAGTTCAACTGCAGGGTACCGGCGGATGTGGCCTACTACATTCTAAACACCAAACGGGAAGAATTGCTGGACCTGGAAACCAAGCGGCAGGTCTTTATCAATATTGAAATCGACGATACCATGGTCTCGGGCCAGAGCAGCATTAGTTAG
- the secF gene encoding protein translocase subunit SecF, with translation MQFFKSDVNIDFIGKQKIAACFSALLILAGLVSLVIHKGPNYGIDFAGGSLVQVKFTQAVDVSDIRSGLGELGLKDVSVQGFGAVENNEYLIRTSNAHAFSDNLESAINSGLETATKLVPEIRRVEMVGPQVGDDLKKKALLAIFYSLLFITIYISGRFEQKWTIAGITAGALMTAVYFLSVFNVSMPFLIGAALAVSLALFWTLRFQYAMGAIVALMHDVFITVGIFSILDLDVSLPIIAALLTIIGYSLNDTIIVFDRIRENLKGNTDPSAVPKLANKSINETLSRTILTSLTTLVVLFALFFLGGEIIHNFAFAMIIGVLIGTYSSIFVATPVVLAAQHKG, from the coding sequence ATGCAGTTTTTCAAGTCTGATGTTAATATAGACTTTATCGGCAAGCAGAAAATCGCGGCATGCTTTTCCGCACTGCTGATCCTGGCCGGTCTTGTGTCACTGGTTATTCACAAGGGTCCCAACTACGGCATTGACTTTGCCGGCGGGTCCCTGGTCCAGGTCAAATTCACCCAGGCTGTGGATGTCAGCGATATCCGCAGCGGCCTTGGCGAACTGGGGCTCAAGGATGTATCCGTGCAGGGATTCGGCGCCGTTGAAAACAACGAATACCTCATCCGCACCTCCAATGCCCACGCCTTCAGCGACAACCTGGAATCTGCCATCAACTCCGGCCTTGAAACGGCCACCAAACTGGTTCCAGAAATCCGCCGGGTGGAAATGGTCGGCCCCCAGGTGGGAGACGACCTGAAGAAAAAGGCCCTGCTGGCCATTTTCTACTCCCTGCTCTTCATCACCATTTATATTTCAGGCCGCTTTGAACAAAAATGGACCATTGCCGGCATCACTGCCGGAGCATTGATGACCGCCGTATATTTTCTGTCGGTATTCAATGTGTCCATGCCCTTTCTGATCGGTGCGGCCCTGGCCGTTTCCCTGGCCCTGTTCTGGACCCTCAGGTTCCAGTATGCCATGGGGGCCATTGTCGCCCTGATGCACGATGTGTTTATCACTGTGGGTATTTTCTCTATCCTGGACCTTGATGTGTCCCTGCCCATCATTGCAGCGCTGCTGACCATCATCGGTTACTCCCTCAATGACACCATCATCGTTTTCGACCGGATCAGGGAAAACCTCAAGGGCAACACCGATCCGTCGGCAGTGCCCAAATTGGCCAATAAAAGTATCAATGAAACCCTGTCAAGAACGATTCTGACATCCCTGACCACCCTGGTTGTGCTGTTTGCCCTCTTCTTTCTGGGCGGTGAAATTATCCATAATTTTGCCTTTGCAATGATCATCGGTGTACTCATTGGTACCTATTCATCGATTTTTGTTGCCACCCCGGTGGTACTCGCAGCCCAACACAAAGGATAA
- the yajC gene encoding preprotein translocase subunit YajC, whose amino-acid sequence MISTAFAMGPTGGQAAGQAGGLAGFLPIIILFAIFYFLLIRPQQKKAKEHREMINNLKKGNRVITSGGIYGTITSLDDTTLGIEIAEKVKIKISRGNVAALVTENEPAQKSKEK is encoded by the coding sequence TTGATCAGTACAGCATTTGCAATGGGCCCCACCGGCGGACAAGCAGCAGGACAGGCAGGCGGACTTGCCGGCTTCTTGCCCATTATCATTCTTTTTGCCATTTTTTACTTCCTTTTGATCCGGCCCCAGCAGAAAAAAGCCAAAGAACACAGAGAGATGATCAACAACCTCAAAAAAGGCAACCGCGTCATCACCTCCGGCGGCATCTACGGCACCATCACCTCCCTTGATGATACCACCCTCGGCATTGAAATTGCCGAAAAGGTTAAAATCAAAATCTCAAGGGGAAATGTCGCCGCACTGGTCACGGAAAATGAACCGGCCCAGAAATCAAAAGAAAAATAA
- the topA gene encoding type I DNA topoisomerase gives MTKPLIIVESPTKIKTLKKYVGKGYNVAASAGHIRDLPPKTLGIDVDDNFKAKYVNIKDKSKIISNLKKTAKDTLDVYLAPDPDREGEAIAFHIMDVLKKKGRRFHRVLIHELTKKGITDALEKTLEPDVDKYDAQQARRKLDRLVGYQISPLLWQKVQRGLSAGRVQSVAVKIICDREREIRRFEPEEYWTITTDLMAEAPPEFNAALTRISGKKAQISNGEQAAAIVADLEAAQFMVDEIKKKTVKRNPLPPFITSKLQQDAINRLRFSAKKTMVVAQQLYEGIEIGTGGPEGLITYMRTDSTRIAPEAAQEAMTLIASEYGQGYALNAPRYFKNKNKAQDAHEAIRPTSVYNTPDKLKSFLTEDQFKLYDLIWKRFVASQMAQAQIDQKSILIKAGEKYLFSVSGSTVKFDGFMRLYATQDKDKEKDIQSLPPVEEGATLSTRKINPKQHFTKPPPRYSEASLVKELEKNGIGRPSTYASILGVIQDKGYVELIKRYFVPSELGFIVNDLLVTSFPNLLDISFTAQMENNLDDVEQGKLNETALLRDFYDGFKTTLDDAKDNMVSVKGVGIETGISCPQCSKPVNIKIGRNGHFLACTGYPDCSFTSNYNRDEKGQISIVEKIQDSEPVKDCPECGQPMVRKDGRFGLFLACTGYPDCKHTESVAQDQANTDTGVPCPEKGCEGTIVEKKSKRGKVFYGCSKYPDCDFASWDKPVAKTCPQCDGAYLVQKETKRDGKFLKCPKKGCGYKESIIEKKEE, from the coding sequence TTGACAAAACCCCTAATTATTGTGGAATCCCCAACCAAAATCAAAACCCTTAAAAAGTACGTGGGCAAGGGATACAATGTGGCGGCCTCTGCCGGCCACATCCGGGATCTGCCGCCCAAAACCCTGGGGATTGATGTGGATGACAATTTTAAGGCAAAATATGTCAATATAAAAGACAAATCCAAAATCATTTCCAACCTGAAAAAAACCGCCAAGGATACCTTGGACGTCTACCTTGCCCCTGACCCGGACCGCGAGGGGGAAGCCATTGCCTTCCACATCATGGATGTGCTTAAAAAAAAGGGGCGCAGGTTCCACCGGGTGCTCATCCACGAGTTAACCAAAAAGGGAATCACCGATGCCCTGGAAAAAACCCTTGAACCTGACGTGGATAAATATGACGCCCAGCAGGCCCGGCGAAAACTGGACCGGCTGGTGGGCTACCAGATATCCCCTCTTCTGTGGCAGAAGGTCCAGCGGGGCCTGAGCGCCGGCCGCGTCCAATCCGTGGCCGTTAAAATCATCTGTGACAGGGAACGGGAAATCCGCAGGTTTGAGCCCGAAGAATACTGGACCATTACCACCGACCTCATGGCAGAGGCACCGCCGGAGTTCAACGCCGCCCTGACACGGATTTCAGGAAAAAAGGCCCAGATTTCCAACGGTGAACAGGCTGCGGCCATTGTGGCCGACCTTGAGGCGGCCCAGTTCATGGTGGATGAAATCAAGAAAAAAACCGTTAAACGGAATCCCCTGCCCCCGTTTATCACCAGTAAACTCCAGCAGGACGCCATCAACCGGCTGCGGTTCTCCGCCAAAAAAACCATGGTGGTGGCCCAGCAGCTCTATGAAGGTATTGAAATCGGAACCGGCGGCCCTGAAGGTCTGATCACCTACATGCGTACTGACTCCACCCGTATCGCCCCGGAAGCGGCCCAGGAGGCCATGACCCTCATCGCCAGCGAATACGGACAGGGCTATGCCCTGAACGCCCCCAGGTATTTCAAAAATAAAAACAAGGCCCAGGATGCCCATGAGGCCATCCGGCCCACCTCGGTATACAATACCCCGGACAAATTAAAATCCTTTCTGACCGAAGACCAGTTCAAGCTCTATGACCTGATCTGGAAGCGGTTTGTGGCCTCCCAGATGGCCCAGGCCCAGATTGACCAGAAATCCATACTGATCAAGGCCGGTGAAAAATATCTTTTTTCCGTATCAGGCTCCACTGTCAAATTCGACGGCTTTATGCGCCTGTACGCCACCCAGGACAAGGACAAGGAAAAAGACATCCAGTCCCTGCCCCCGGTGGAGGAAGGGGCAACCCTCAGCACCCGGAAAATTAATCCCAAACAGCATTTTACCAAACCGCCGCCCCGGTATTCAGAAGCCTCCCTGGTCAAGGAACTGGAAAAAAACGGCATCGGCAGGCCCTCCACCTATGCCTCCATTCTCGGAGTTATCCAGGACAAAGGCTATGTTGAACTCATCAAACGGTATTTTGTGCCCAGTGAACTTGGGTTCATCGTTAACGATCTGCTGGTGACCTCCTTCCCAAATCTTCTGGACATTTCATTTACCGCCCAGATGGAAAACAACCTGGATGATGTGGAACAGGGCAAACTCAATGAAACCGCCCTGCTCAGGGATTTCTACGACGGATTCAAGACCACGCTGGACGATGCCAAGGACAACATGGTCAGCGTCAAGGGCGTGGGCATAGAAACCGGTATCTCCTGCCCCCAGTGCAGCAAACCGGTGAATATCAAGATAGGGCGCAACGGACATTTCCTGGCCTGTACCGGGTATCCTGATTGCAGTTTTACCTCCAATTACAATCGGGATGAAAAGGGTCAGATTTCCATTGTGGAAAAAATCCAGGACAGCGAACCGGTTAAGGACTGCCCGGAATGCGGCCAGCCCATGGTCAGAAAGGACGGACGTTTCGGCCTTTTCCTGGCCTGTACAGGTTACCCGGATTGCAAGCATACCGAATCCGTGGCCCAGGACCAGGCCAACACAGATACAGGGGTGCCCTGTCCTGAAAAAGGATGCGAAGGCACCATTGTCGAAAAGAAATCCAAACGGGGAAAAGTATTCTACGGGTGTTCCAAATACCCGGACTGCGACTTTGCCTCCTGGGACAAACCCGTGGCCAAAACCTGTCCCCAATGCGATGGTGCCTATCTTGTTCAAAAGGAAACCAAACGGGACGGAAAATTTCTAAAATGCCCCAAAAAGGGATGCGGCTACAAAGAATCCATTATCGAAAAAAAAGAAGAATAG
- the dprA gene encoding DNA-protecting protein DprA encodes MEPLTDTYLPWFILREIPGLNNRVLKGLIQKFKTPDAAFGASPKSLAAVKGLGPKGMRALSRHREYKKKALAVLGRVQRAGLNIVTLSDTEYPALLKKINDPPLFLTYAGTLDGRAPCISIVGSRKATRYGRDTAEHLAGCLSNRGFTVVSGMALGIDTAAHKGALNARGRTAAVLGSGLCRIYPRQNHSLYQKIAEHGTALSEFAPDTPPLPGYFPLRNRIIAGMSVGTIVVEAAEKSGSLITARLAGEYNREVFAVPGSIRSNTSRGTHALIRQGAKLIENEKDIIDELGHLVHEEPSKDEKCTPGKNPKPVMDKHQSLIYNLLDPYPVHIDDISAGTGLESHVTAAALLDMELSGLILRHPGNYYSKSEE; translated from the coding sequence ATGGAGCCGCTGACGGATACATACCTGCCATGGTTCATTCTCAGGGAGATCCCCGGCCTGAACAACAGGGTGCTCAAAGGGCTCATCCAAAAATTCAAAACTCCGGACGCAGCTTTCGGCGCCTCCCCCAAAAGCCTCGCCGCCGTCAAGGGCTTAGGCCCCAAGGGGATGCGGGCATTGTCACGCCACAGAGAGTATAAAAAAAAAGCATTGGCGGTTCTGGGCCGCGTTCAGCGGGCCGGGCTTAACATCGTCACCCTGTCCGACACTGAATACCCTGCCCTGTTAAAAAAAATCAATGATCCCCCCCTGTTTCTAACATACGCCGGCACCCTTGACGGCCGGGCGCCCTGCATCTCCATTGTGGGATCGCGCAAGGCCACCCGGTACGGGCGGGACACGGCAGAACACCTGGCAGGCTGCCTCAGCAACAGGGGATTTACCGTTGTCAGCGGCATGGCCCTGGGAATAGACACCGCCGCCCACAAAGGGGCATTGAATGCCCGGGGAAGGACAGCTGCGGTGCTTGGATCAGGGTTGTGCCGGATTTATCCCAGGCAGAACCATTCCCTTTACCAGAAAATTGCCGAGCATGGGACCGCCCTGTCGGAGTTCGCTCCGGACACCCCGCCCCTGCCAGGCTATTTTCCACTGCGCAACCGGATCATCGCAGGCATGTCCGTGGGCACCATCGTCGTGGAGGCGGCTGAAAAAAGCGGTTCGTTGATCACGGCCCGGCTGGCCGGAGAATATAACCGGGAAGTGTTTGCCGTGCCGGGCTCCATCAGGTCAAACACCAGCCGGGGCACCCATGCCCTGATCCGCCAGGGGGCCAAACTCATTGAGAATGAAAAGGATATCATTGATGAACTGGGGCATCTCGTACACGAAGAACCGTCAAAAGACGAAAAATGCACTCCCGGGAAAAATCCCAAACCGGTTATGGACAAACACCAGTCATTAATATATAACCTGCTGGACCCATACCCTGTGCACATTGACGATATTTCGGCCGGCACAGGCCTTGAAAGCCATGTGACGGCCGCGGCCCTCCTTGACATGGAATTGTCGGGACTTATATTGCGGCACCCGGGAAACTACTATTCAAAATCGGAGGAGTAA
- the ybgF gene encoding tol-pal system protein YbgF, with product MLPAKRIWFISVLIIPALLVLPACGVFAPKPEATPTAESGLPDQEGSPEQPVTAAPESAQIESLEQKIDLLEDKIHILESQLAGQKKVVYTIEYSDPAQLYKKARTLLLAKEYNNAADLFTTFAQKHPDHSLADNAVYWLGECRYTTGQYKEAVTVFKSLVKSYPKAEKVPDALLKTGYAYLSLDDINRASHYLTLVIKKHPFSPAAEKAQIKLKEFQ from the coding sequence ATGCTTCCGGCAAAACGCATCTGGTTCATATCCGTTTTGATCATACCGGCACTGCTTGTGCTGCCTGCCTGCGGTGTCTTCGCCCCCAAACCCGAAGCCACCCCAACGGCGGAATCCGGACTGCCGGACCAGGAAGGGTCACCGGAGCAGCCGGTCACCGCCGCCCCGGAATCGGCACAGATCGAATCCCTTGAACAGAAAATCGATTTGCTGGAAGACAAAATCCATATCCTTGAAAGCCAGCTGGCCGGTCAGAAGAAAGTGGTGTACACCATCGAATATTCTGATCCGGCCCAGCTTTATAAAAAAGCGAGGACCCTGCTGCTGGCTAAGGAATACAACAATGCAGCAGACCTTTTTACCACCTTTGCCCAAAAGCACCCGGACCACAGCCTGGCAGACAATGCCGTGTACTGGCTGGGGGAATGCCGGTACACCACGGGCCAATATAAAGAGGCGGTCACCGTTTTCAAATCCCTGGTAAAATCCTACCCCAAGGCGGAAAAAGTACCGGACGCCCTGCTCAAGACGGGCTATGCCTACCTCTCCCTGGACGACATCAACCGGGCCAGCCACTATTTGACCCTGGTAATTAAAAAACACCCCTTTTCCCCGGCGGCAGAAAAGGCCCAGATCAAGCTCAAAGAATTTCAATAA
- the secD gene encoding protein translocase subunit SecD translates to MKLFTFKRVLSLGIVIAAVVCLLPTFTDTWPHKKINLGLDLQGGMHLVLEVQNEKAVEAEVERTIAELKKDLRSKGIKHLGITRTPDNQISAKISGTDSRQGVEKLLSEDYANLTIPSVETIEDGLAFTLALPDEETANIKKMATEQALETIRNRIDEFGVSEPDIRIQGDNRILLQLPGIQDPDRAKGLIGKTAQLTFQLVNDEADVNAALKGNPPVGSEILYQHRTDPNSGATTNVPFLIKKQVLLDGSLLTNARVEFDQFQQPQVGIEFNRKGARIFDRITAKNVNKRLAIVLDKNVYSAPNIQERIAGGKARITGQFSMNEAKDLAIALRAGSLPAPVKIIEERTVGPTLGADSVRMGLMSMVVGFTLVIAFMVVYYKTAGIIADLALIVNIILIGGGLAAFQATLTLPGIAGIILTIGMAVDANVIIFERIREELRAGRTPLAAVHTGYERATLTIMDANVTTLIAAIVLFQFGTGPIKGFAVTLGLGIVASLFTALVLSKSLYNMILQNNPTTSTLSI, encoded by the coding sequence TTGAAACTATTTACCTTTAAACGCGTATTGAGCCTGGGAATTGTGATTGCTGCCGTTGTCTGCCTCCTTCCCACCTTTACCGATACCTGGCCCCATAAAAAGATCAACCTGGGGCTGGATCTCCAGGGGGGGATGCATCTGGTTCTCGAAGTTCAAAATGAAAAAGCCGTTGAAGCTGAGGTTGAGCGCACCATTGCCGAACTGAAGAAAGACCTGAGGTCTAAGGGCATCAAACACCTGGGCATCACCCGGACGCCGGACAACCAGATCTCGGCCAAAATTTCCGGCACAGACAGCCGGCAGGGTGTTGAGAAACTGCTGTCAGAAGATTATGCCAACCTGACCATTCCCTCCGTGGAAACCATAGAGGACGGCCTTGCCTTTACCCTGGCCCTGCCCGACGAGGAAACGGCAAACATCAAAAAAATGGCCACTGAACAGGCCCTTGAAACCATCCGGAACCGGATTGACGAATTCGGCGTGAGTGAACCGGACATCCGCATCCAGGGGGACAACAGAATCCTGCTCCAGTTGCCGGGTATCCAGGATCCTGACCGGGCAAAGGGACTCATCGGCAAAACCGCCCAGCTGACCTTTCAGCTGGTGAACGACGAGGCCGACGTCAATGCCGCGCTTAAAGGCAACCCGCCCGTTGGATCCGAAATCCTATACCAGCACAGAACGGATCCCAACTCCGGCGCGACCACCAATGTTCCCTTTCTCATCAAAAAACAGGTGTTGCTGGACGGCAGCCTGCTCACCAACGCCCGGGTGGAATTCGACCAGTTTCAGCAGCCCCAGGTTGGAATTGAATTCAACCGCAAGGGGGCCCGGATTTTTGACAGGATCACGGCCAAAAACGTAAACAAACGCCTGGCCATTGTTCTGGACAAGAACGTCTACTCCGCCCCCAATATCCAGGAGCGGATCGCCGGCGGCAAGGCCAGGATCACCGGCCAGTTCTCCATGAACGAAGCCAAAGACCTTGCCATTGCACTGCGGGCCGGCTCCCTGCCCGCCCCGGTCAAAATCATTGAAGAACGGACCGTCGGTCCCACCCTGGGTGCGGATTCCGTACGCATGGGCCTGATGTCCATGGTGGTCGGTTTCACCCTGGTCATCGCCTTCATGGTGGTGTACTACAAAACCGCCGGCATCATTGCCGACCTGGCCCTGATTGTGAATATTATCCTCATCGGAGGGGGACTTGCCGCCTTCCAGGCCACCCTGACCCTGCCGGGCATTGCCGGCATCATCCTGACCATCGGTATGGCCGTTGATGCCAACGTCATCATCTTTGAACGAATACGGGAAGAACTGAGGGCGGGAAGAACGCCCCTGGCAGCCGTACACACCGGGTACGAACGGGCGACCCTGACCATCATGGACGCCAACGTCACCACCCTGATCGCCGCCATTGTTCTGTTCCAGTTCGGCACCGGCCCCATCAAGGGCTTTGCCGTGACGCTGGGCCTGGGTATCGTGGCCAGTCTTTTTACTGCCCTGGTATTGTCCAAGAGTCTGTACAACATGATTCTTCAGAACAACCCCACTACTTCTACCCTTAGCATATAA